CAGAAAACGCACCATTTGTAAATAACATAGCTGCAAGTGTAGGTATGAGTGTCATACCTTGGCTTCAGATATCTTCTGGACATGATCCAGAGCGGAGAACTCAGGTGAGGGGAAGTTAAGGGGGTGATGATCCACAGAGGACTCATGGGGCATCTGGACAGCATCAGGGGGGGAAATCTATGTTTTTTCATGGCAATTTCAGCAAGGTATTTGATGAAAGAGTAGATGCATGTCCCTGTTAATTATCACATGCATATCTGAACTGAAACTCACCAGGACAGATTGGGCTCTGAACAGGTAACTGAAGGGATAGTGGAGCAGGTTAATGCAGGTGGAAGAGTACAGGTCAGCGTAACGCATGAGCTGGCTGGCAAACAGAGTCTGTCTTGAGCCACTCCGCAGCAGGCTGCCCATCTGGCCGTAGGAAAGATCCATCCTATAGGTCACCACCTGTAAGACACAAGACAGAGGCATAGTCACAACATGCAGTTAGCCACACATTGAAAAACACAGCCAGACAAAAGCAAATTCTCACTCAGGTGTAATTATGATAACATTTCAGATAAATATGCCTGGGAAGCACATAAAAACATTACCTTGGTGGATGGTTTGTGGATGTGAGCATTTCTCAGAGAGGGATTGTGTGTCAGTGGGCATGGTTTACCTTGATCCTGGTCTGAATAGCACTGATGTCTGGGCACTCTCGACAGCTACTGTCCAGGTGCCTGAGGGGAAAGGCCAGTCAGACAAACAAATGCAATACTAGACAAGTGTCACTCATAGAACAGAGGAAATGCCCACTCACTTGTACAACTCAGCTAAAAAGACATCAAGACGCTTCAGCTCTTCAAAGAGATcttgagaaaaaaagagaaacacTCGTCAAAACGGTGGCCTCAACTTCAAGATTACATGACCTAACAAAATGTCTGCAAAGTGGTCATGTGATGTCTGTGTATGGTATATGATACGTCAGTGTTAGGGTCACTGAGGTCATGAAGAGGAGGGTTGACCATGTTTGTACTTACGACTCTTCTCTGTCCACACCTGCAACTCCTTGGCCAGTTCAGGCACCACCAGGAAGGTCTTCCAACCTTGCCTCTTCTTGGACTTCAGGATGTCCCCAAAGATGTGGTCCCCCACATAAAGGATGTCCTTCCCCTTCACATCCAGCAGCTCACATACAATGTCTGAGGAgcctgcagggaggagagacagttgGAGGGGGAAATGGACAGATAAGAGGATGGAAAGTTGACGAGATGTTACACCCACTGAAACCAAGATGGGTGAAAGTGACTATTCCTCTCCCATCTTAATCCCTTTCTCCTATCTTCCCATttactctccatccctcttcctaGAATATATGACCTTTTTTTTAACAATTGGAAAATGGAACAGCTTACCTCCAGAGTAGACTGTTCCATGCTGGAGGTCTCCAGTGTATGTTCCGATGCGGAGCTTCCCTGTGTTCTATGTTGGATAGATTAGAACATTTATCTAACTGTGCGGTGTGTTAAAGGATGTTTTCTATACACACCATGTGATACTGAGTCAAAGGGCCTTACTGTGTCCACCTGTCTCAGCACAGTTCCCTCTGCAAAGAACAGTGGCTTCCTGGTATCCACGACGACAAGGTCAAAGAATGCACGCCACTGTTTCTTTGGGTTcttagaagaaaaaaatattgaaaCGTTCATTACTGTTCATTCATTTGTTCCCCAAAACCTTTTTCCTTAATTTGAAACTGGAGGCACCTTGACTAACCTTGGCACCTGGTGGAGTTTCGAGCAAGTATTTCATGATAGCCTAAGGAAAAGAACAAAGACTCATCCTTCGtatgaaaaaaaaaatacaatagaATGGACATTTATTGAATACAATTGACATTGTGTATTGAATAGAATGGACATCATGCATAGAATAGAATGGACATGTATTGAATACAATGGACATCCTTTATAGAATAACATGGACATCATGTGCCATGAAACCATGCAACATTAACATCTGACCTCTGTGTAGTTGTAGTCACTGTTGGTCGCCAGGAACACTTTGGCCACCTCCTTAATGCGAGTCAGGAGAACAGGCAAGTTTGGCTGTAAAGAGAAGGAAGTAAAGGAGAGGGAAATTTCTCTGGATAGAGAAATTATGTCCAAAGCACTTTGACAATATCCCGTATCCATAAAGGTTATCCAATATGGAATAGCAATCAATTGAGGGAGTTTCAAAGTTATTTTCACTCACATCTCTGACGACATATTTATCCAAATTCTTCAGAGTGCTTTCCTTCAGAATGCCCTATGTGACAAAAAGGAGTCCATCTTTACACAAAGACATAGACagta
The Oncorhynchus gorbuscha isolate QuinsamMale2020 ecotype Even-year linkage group LG20, OgorEven_v1.0, whole genome shotgun sequence DNA segment above includes these coding regions:
- the LOC124007111 gene encoding cytosolic purine 5'-nucleotidase-like isoform X1; translation: MTMEVPTRIVRNQPTSDPSVSLDVPMLKNRDYQHKVFVNRSVTLENIKCYGFDMDYTLAAYKSPDYEDLGFELLRDRLVSIGYPHELLRYNYDPTFPTRGLVFDTMYGNLLKVDSNGNILLCSHGFTFLKRDKIHDYYPNNFIQRGNTDRFYILNTLFNLSETYLYGCLVELFTRCSRYVNCQKGFKYGDLFMSFRSMFQDVRDAMDYVHDTGILKESTLKNLDKYVVRDPNLPVLLTRIKEVAKVFLATNSDYNYTEAIMKYLLETPPGAKNPKKQWRAFFDLVVVDTRKPLFFAEGTVLRQVDTNTGKLRIGTYTGDLQHGTVYSGGSSDIVCELLDVKGKDILYVGDHIFGDILKSKKRQGWKTFLVVPELAKELQVWTEKSHLFEELKRLDVFLAELYKHLDSSCRECPDISAIQTRIKVVTYRMDLSYGQMGSLLRSGSRQTLFASQLMRYADLYSSTCINLLHYPFSYLFRAQSVLMPHESSVDHHPLNFPSPEFSALDHVQKISEAKRASEEDNTVELTDT
- the LOC124007111 gene encoding cytosolic purine 5'-nucleotidase-like isoform X2; this encodes MYGNLLKVDSNGNILLCSHGFTFLKRDKIHDYYPNNFIQRGNTDRFYILNTLFNLSETYLYGCLVELFTRCSRYVNCQKGFKYGDLFMSFRSMFQDVRDAMDYVHDTGILKESTLKNLDKYVVRDPNLPVLLTRIKEVAKVFLATNSDYNYTEAIMKYLLETPPGAKNPKKQWRAFFDLVVVDTRKPLFFAEGTVLRQVDTNTGKLRIGTYTGDLQHGTVYSGGSSDIVCELLDVKGKDILYVGDHIFGDILKSKKRQGWKTFLVVPELAKELQVWTEKSHLFEELKRLDVFLAELYKHLDSSCRECPDISAIQTRIKVVTYRMDLSYGQMGSLLRSGSRQTLFASQLMRYADLYSSTCINLLHYPFSYLFRAQSVLMPHESSVDHHPLNFPSPEFSALDHVQKISEAKRASEEDNTVELTDT